Proteins encoded by one window of Aspergillus puulaauensis MK2 DNA, chromosome 4, nearly complete sequence:
- a CDS encoding F-box protein (COG:S;~EggNog:ENOG410PIG5;~InterPro:IPR001810,IPR036047,IPR032675;~PFAM:PF00646,PF12937;~go_function: GO:0005515 - protein binding [Evidence IEA]) encodes MAEMNQTSRLHNLPVELLMGIFIYLDRASLTRLRCICRRLYDVVAPEVYRNPRIEDDKGSSFAACLDERPDLARHVKSLTVHYHQGVISGRDRINSLTKLYTWRPKLPDLPVAPSENPQYAEALSTQLTHMDGLRRLAIRAYAYEDSYEDLAIALNQEVSTHTTKTRQLEECAKFHALFLQSVSSPILMNLQTCELNLSNGERWDLGLRDSIFLHPYLKCLSIYAATMQDFCCFNETRRYSTSLEELTMRGCDIGTEALGKILAVPRTLRRFTFKGTIRQLTLRAGNVRQQYIESIAQQAHSLHALDLDFPNDTCMRTPNSPADFRSFSVLQQLATTVDIVEGNLVPWTSPPTQHLFPPSLEGLYIIHDDGVGNCTDWEELYVEAVHRWVVDDTLPNLSTVTFGMLQTWYNRGLREESDMPLSNTDVVLQRRRIQREQPFPDIECLCCEGWTVSGNPFGL; translated from the exons ATGGCGGAAATGAATCAAACCTCTCGACTTCACAACTTGCCGGTCGAGTTGCTGATGGGGATATTTATCTACCTTGATCGCGCCTCCCTGACTCGCTTACGCTGCATATGCCGTCGTCTTTATGATGTCGTGGCGCCGGAGGTCTATCGGAACCCGCGCATAGAGGACGACAAAGGTAGCTCTTTTGCAGCATGCTTGGACGAAAGGCCTGACCTCGCCAGGCATGTCAAGTCCTTGACAGTGCACTATCATCAGGGAGTGATATCCGGTCGAGATAGGATTAATTCCCTAACAAAGCTCTACACATGGCGACCAAAGCTGCCCGATCTCCCGGTGGCGCCCTCTGAGAATCCTCAATATGCAGAGGCTCTGTCGACGCAGCTCACCCACATGGATGGGCTTCGCAGGCTGGCAATCCGAGCTTATGCATACGAGGACTCTTACGAGGATTTGGCAATAGCACTAAACCAGGAGGTGTCGACGCACACCACCAAGACTCGGCAGCTGGAAGAATGCGCAAAGTTCCACGCACTTTTCCTGCAGTCAGTGTCGTCTCCGATCCTAATGAATCTACAGACCT GCGAGCTCAATCTGAGCAACGGTGAACGCTGGGACCTTGGTTTGCGGGACTCTATCTTCCTCCACCCATATCTGAAATGCCTTTCCATCTATGCAGCCACCATGCAAGATTTCTGCTGTTTTAACGAGACCAGGAGATACAGCACCTCCCTTGAAGAACTTACCATGCGCGGATGCGATATTGGAACCGAAGCTCTGGGCAAAATCCTAGCGGTCCCAAGGACCCTCCGACGATTCACATTCAAGGGCACGATTCGTCAATTAACGCTCCGCGCGGGCAATGTCAGACAGCAATACATAGAATCCATTGCACAACAGGCACATTCACTACATGCTTTGGACCTTGACTTCCCCAACGACACCTGTATGAGGACTCCAAACTCACCGGCGGATTTCCGatccttttctgttttacAGCAACTAGCCACCACCGTGGATATTGTCGAAGGAAATCTGGTTCCGTGGACTAGCCCGCCTACTCAGCACCTCTTCCCACCGAGCTTGGAGGGCCTTTACATTATACACGACGATGGCGTTGGTAATTGTACGGACTGGGAGGAATTGTATGTCGAGGCAGTTCATCGGTGGGTGGTCGACGATACCCTACCTAATCTCAGCACAGTGACCTTTGGCATGTTGCAGACGTGGTACAATCGCGGGCTGCGAGAGGAGTCAGACATGCCCCTTTCCAACACAGATGTAGTCCTTCAACGACGACGTATCCAACGGGAGCAGCCCTTCCCGGACATCGAGTGTCTCTGTTGCGAAGGCTGGACGGTTAGTGGGAATCCTTTCGGGCTCTAG
- a CDS encoding uncharacterized protein (COG:T;~EggNog:ENOG410PSBT;~InterPro:IPR002110,IPR020683,IPR036770,IPR000719, IPR011009;~PFAM:PF12796,PF00023,PF07714,PF00069,PF13637, PF13606;~go_function: GO:0004672 - protein kinase activity [Evidence IEA];~go_function: GO:0005515 - protein binding [Evidence IEA];~go_function: GO:0005524 - ATP binding [Evidence IEA];~go_process: GO:0006468 - protein phosphorylation [Evidence IEA]), whose amino-acid sequence MDCQDNKFTSIVTKEDIRIKPIQGPPISRGVDKVLYTCKSLNPESFEVARKTIRIVSDNGYTSDSDNPVKAETDELEQLDHQHCVRFVDAYKADSADQGRRIYILTSPVAETDLGALLESVLSQCKPNEIPSLFRCLINGLNYIHGKGTVHMDVKPSNILLLRGHVYFTDFGAAVKGPKPGDRITERGVPRTRTEAYCAPEVEAGHQPQTSADIFSLGAVFLECLTVCCDPGYFKRFKGAYEGGDHDDEFSWAGCHAEVLEKAGQNVDKKNSGSWSKFKSMLLLCQLMMSPIGSQRPSASALFQCWTYADCLGLPKSLCSSEECRSVTTFQNLDEALQEALVAGHWLAAELLCHAGADVNTRWNVQGHASWDGTGTLLHLAASQGNTRFLTFLLDQGIGVNEADSRGSTPLYIAVGNGDEDMINALLERKPKINAVNDRLKTPLDVANGEKRRSIISLLQREGAVRGDMVCDEDSAKACRG is encoded by the coding sequence ATGGACTGTCAGGACAACAAGTTCACCAGTATCGTAACCAAAGAGGACATCCGCATCAAGCCTATCCAAGGCCCACCAATAAGCCGTGGTGTTGACAAAGTCCTCTATACCTGCAAATCTCTTAACCCAGAAAGTTTCGAGGTTGCAAGAAAAACAATCCGCATTGTGAGTGACAACGGATACACAAGCGATAGTGATAACCCGGTTAAGGCAGAAACCGATGAGTTGGAACAGCTCGATCACCAGCATTGTGTTCGCTTCGTCGATGCATACAAGGCCGACAGCGCCGACCAAGGAAGGCGAATCTACATCTTGACGAGCCCAGTCGCCGAGACGGATCTTGGAGCACTTTTAGAGAGTGTCTTGAGCCAATGTAAGCCCAACGAGATCCCTTCCTTGTTCCGATGCTTGATCAACGGATTGAACTATATCCACGGCAAAGGGACAGTGCATATGGACGTAAAGCCGAGCAATATTTTGCTCCTGCGAGGACATGTCTACTTCACCGACTTTGGAGCAGCGGTCAAGGGTCCCAAGCCAGGCGACCGAATAACTGAGCGAGGTGTGCCTAGGACACGAACAGAAGCGTACTGCGCCCCCGAAGTGGAAGCAGGACATCAGCCACAGACGTCTGCAGATATCTTCTCCCTCGGCGCAGTATTTCTGGAATGCCTAACTGTCTGTTGCGATCCCGGTTACTTCAAGAGGTTTAAGGGAGCATACGAGGGCGGAGACCATGACGACGAGTTTTCTTGGGCAGGGTGCCATGCAGAAGTCCTTGAAAAGGCGGGACAGAACGTTGACAAAAAGAATTCAGGATCATGGTCTAAGTTCAAGTCTATGCTGCTTCTATGCCAGTTAATGATGAGCCCCATAGGAAGCCAACGGCCTTCGGCATCCGCTCTCTTTCAGTGTTGGACGTATGCAGACTGCCTCGGACTGCCAAAGTCACTGTGCAGCTCGGAGGAGTGCAGAAGCGTCACGACCTTCCAGAATCTTGACGAAGCGCTACAAGAGGCCCTGGTGGCTGGCCACTGGCTAGCAGCTGAATTGCTCTGTCATGCTGGAGCGGACGTGAATACCAGATGGAATGTGCAAGGTCACGCATCCTGGGATGGTACTGGAACTCTTCTACATCTTGCGGCCTCCCAAGGGAATACCAGAttcctcaccttcctcctAGACCAAGGGATCGGAGTCAACGAGGCCGACTCTAGAGGTTCGACGCCACTGTATATTGCGGTCGGAAACGGCGACGAGGACATGATCAACGCACTGTTAGAGCGAAAACCCAAGATCAATGCCGTGAACGACCGGCTAAAAACACCACTAGATGTGGCAAACGGGGAAAAGCGCCGAAGCATAATCAGCTTACTACAGAGGGAAGGCGCCGTCAGAGGCGATATGGTTTGTGACGAAGATTCAGCCAAAGCATGCCGTGGATAG
- a CDS encoding uncharacterized protein (COG:S;~EggNog:ENOG410PRNH;~InterPro:IPR011009), with protein MDAASTAFTLMKDAYHIIVFIRTVVENAKTMDADTVDIQSQIDDEIGFLETCKLLLFDDSGLFRQPRGLPVASFQGKVENTSRKLLQAMAEFYSIARKYKVVESEGWEQVVGDTANIVGRMAVVCHRVQKKVKEIKKRYLDWGVFDRDRILEVLRVYTGHAHELRATLNHILMIGLAAGDTWFKEVLDRKKEDQWLQEATARRLLGLQDPPADFDTLDWDRFRPMGQEFTTDSDIVHAQYDDHSGQTHSVIVEYRSYDAVLMGACDGAFSELKIPIRKLAWAMQSAFTKVDGPGRSSTLRVLPCFGYVDDVAQCRTGFVYRCPEPHTGDEAKQHETLHGMIRQSAVSRGDDPMPKPSLGERFRLAAELAATVSGIHGFGWVHKGISSHSVIMSNNPDGDGQIPHLIGWCYAREQNGETLKVNSIADRASNLYRHPKRQGHPSDRFMVRHDIYSLGVVLVEIALWKTVDTMCEGVYLPVKIRETLLQRTRDTIPWLMGECYADAVRRCLEGDFNIQGDQNREAQLGLAFRELVVDVIAAGRGL; from the coding sequence ATGGACGCTGCAAGCACCGCGTTCACGCTGATGAAAGATGCCTACCACATCATCGTGTTCATCCGCACGGTTGTCGAAAACGCCAAAACCATGGATGCCGACACGGTCGAtatccagagccagatcgACGACGAGATCGGATTCTTGGAGACCTGCAAGTTGCTCCTTTTCGATGACAGCGGGCTGTTCAGACAGCCGCGCGGTCTTCCCGTCGCCAGTTTCCAGGGGAAAGTCGAAAACACCTCTCGGAAGCTTTTACAGGCCATGGCGGAGTTTTACTCCATCGCACGCAAGTACAAAGTGGTTGAGTCCGAGGGATGGGAGCAGGTGGTGGGCGATACCGCGAATATAGTGGGACGGATGGCCGTCGTATGCCATCGGGtgcagaagaaggtcaaggaaaTCAAGAAACGGTACCTGGACTGGGGCGTCTTTGACAGGGACAGGATCCTAGAGGTGCTGCGAGTTTACACTGGCCATGCACATGAGCTTCGGGCGACCCTGAATCACATTTTGATGATCGGCCTGGCCGCCGGAGACACTTGGTTCAAGGAGGTTCTCGACaggaaaaaagaagatcAGTGGCTCCAGGAAGCAACAGCACGCCGGCTTCTTGGCCTCCAGGATCCGCCAGCCGATTTCGATACCCTGGACTGGGACAGGTTCCGGCCAATGGGCCAGGAATTCACCACCGACTCCGATATTGTGCATGCCCAATACGATGACCACTCGGGCCAGACCCACAGCGTCATTGTGGAATACCGTTCGTATGACGCGGTCTTGATGGGCGCCTGTGATGGCGCATTCTCTGAGTTGAAGATACCCATCCGCAAGCTCGCGTGGGCGATGCAGTCCGCGTTCACGAAGGTAGATGGACCTGGCCGTTCATCGACACTCCGGGTCCTGCCTTGCTTCGGATACGTCGACGACGTAGCCCAGTGTCGCACTGGCTTTGTATACCGATGTCCGGAACCTCATACCGGAGACGAAGCTAAGCAGCACGAAACGCTGCACGGTATGATCCGCCAGTCCGCCGTCAGCCGTGGAGATGATCCCATGCCCAAACCCTCGCTGGGCGAGCGCTTTCGACTCGCTGCAGAGCTTGCGGCGACTGTCTCCGGGATCCATGGCTTCGGCTGGGTCCACAAGGGGATATCAAGTCACTCGGTCATCATGTCCAACAACCcggatggagatggtcaaATCCCACACCTCATCGGATGGTGTTATGCGCGCGAGCAGAATGGGGAGACCCTAAAGGTCAATTCAATCGCGGACCGGGCATCCAACCTGTATCGCCACCCGAAGCGTCAAGGGCACCCCAGCGACAGGTTCATGGTCCGGCACGACATATACTCGCTTGGCGTGGTACTGGTCGAAATCGCCCTTTGGAAAACAGTGGACACAATGTGCGAAGGTGTCTATTTGCCCGTCAAGATACGTGAGACCTTGTTGCAGCGTACTAGAGACACAATCCCCTGGCTCATGGGCGAGTGTTATGCAGACGCTGTGCGGCGGTGTCTCGAGGGGGATTTCAATATCCAAGGTGACCAGAACCGCGAGGCCCAACTCGGCCTTGCGTTCAGGGAGTTGGTCGTTGATGTGATTGCAGCTGGACGGGGTCTATGA
- a CDS encoding YybH family protein (COG:S;~EggNog:ENOG410Q9FB;~InterPro:IPR037401,IPR011944,IPR032710;~PFAM:PF13474,PF14534,PF13577,PF12680) → MAPYLYLDQLKIYIVNRSTLAGLQLQSGTRGYLSQTEAITSVLHAYGAALKTRNVEDAVALYTKDGVIMPPHFPASAGEDSLRESYTRIFSTIHLLISFQIEEIVVMSPEWAFARTTAEGTKTILATGGSEPHSNQELFIMKREDGKWLIARYAFSSMKPLVQNGVRRS, encoded by the exons ATGGCACCATATTTGTACCTGGACCAGCTTAAAATATACATTGTTAATCGCTCGACTTTAGCCGGTTTACAGCTACAGTCAGGGACGAGAGGGTATT TGTCACAAACCGAAGCCATAACATCCGTCCTGCACGCCTACGGGGCCGCTCTCAAAACTCGAAACGTGGAAGACGCAGTCGCACTATACACCAAGGACGGCGTCATCATGCCACCGCACTTCCCCGCAAGCGCGGGCGAGGACTCCCTACGCGAGTCCTATACGCGCATCTTCTCAACCATCCACCTCCTCATATCCTTCCAGATCGAGGAAATCGTTGTCATGTCTCCGGAGTGGGCGTTTGCTAGGACGACGGCTGAGGGCACCAAGACGATACTGGCTACGGGGGGATCGGAGCCGCACTCGAACCAGGAGCTGTTTATCATGAAGAGGGAAGATGGGAAGTGGTTGATTGCGAGATATGCCTTTTCGAGTATGAAGCCGCTGGTGCAGAATggggtgaggaggagctga
- a CDS encoding uncharacterized protein (CAZy:CE10;~COG:I;~EggNog:ENOG410PPX0;~InterPro:IPR029058,IPR013094;~MEROPS:MER0042911;~PFAM:PF07859;~go_function: GO:0016787 - hydrolase activity [Evidence IEA]), producing MADLADPKFRGFDIIQTPYKHVGDHAIRTDILVPQTPYSGKRPTIVRFHGGGLVLGDSLFPGFWSQWLSDLALHHNAIIISPNYRLLPQATGLDIYNDIEDFWAWLQSPTSPIHGLLAAHSAPTELDLTRILLAGESAGGLLSINTALAHAPDVRAATALYPCVDVSSSDFSHPRPASLLPFGQRTPVSVVDEHLASMDPNKPVSSTDTPSYIPLMLAVIEHGLLGEWYTRGLEESSSKSGAETHRLLSPIQRLEDPGVQIPRGGVYVIQGRQDSVVPAHHSEAFVARAREVAGGAGGGSTDSQQNGKVVLVFRDGEHGFDAEERYEQGGWVQEALAAAVEAWLEVY from the exons ATGGCCGACCTCGCAGATCCCAAATTCCGAGGAttcgacatcatccagaccCCGTACAAGCACGTAGGCGACCATGCCATCCGCACTGACATCCTGGTGCCCCAGACGCCGTACTCAGGGAAACGGCCCACAATCGTCCGCTTCCACGGCGGGGGACTG GTCCTAGGAGACTCTTTATTCCCCGGCTTCTGGTCACAATGGCTCTCAGACCTCGCCCTGCACCAcaacgccatcatcatctccccaAACTACCGCCTCCTGCCCCAAGCCACCGGCCTCGACATCTACAACGACATCGAGGACTTCTGGGCCTGGCTCCAATCACCCACCAGTCCCATCCACGGCCTTCTCGCCGCACACTCCGCCCCTACAGAGCTAGACCTCACGCGCATCCTGCTCGCCGGCGAATCCGCCGGCGGCCTCCTAAGCATCAACACGGCCCTCGCTCACGCCCCCGACGTCCGCGCCGCCACTGCCCTCTACCCCTGTGTCGACGTGTCGTCGTCCGACTTTTCGCACCCCCGCCCGGCCTCGCTCCTCCCGTTTGGCCAGCGCACCCCGGTCTCCGTCGTGGACGAGCATCTTGCCTCGATGGACCCCAACAAGCCGGTCTCGTCCACTGACACGCCTAGCTATATCCCGCTCATGCTGGCGGTGATCGAGCACGGGCTTCTAGGTGAGTGGTATACGAGAGGGTTGGAAGAGTCCAGCTCGAAGTCGGGGGCAGAGACGCACAGGTTGCTCTCCCCGATCCAACGCCTCGAGGATCCGGGTGTGCAGATTCCGCGTGGTGGAGTCTACGTCATCCAGGGGCGGCAGGACAGCGTTGTGCCGGCGCATCACTCTGAAGCGTTTGTGGCTAGGGCGCGTGAGGTCGCTGGAGGCGCTGGGGGCGGGAGCACTGACAGCCAGCAGAATGGCAAGGTTGTGTTGGTGTTTCGGGATGGCGAGCATGGGTTTGATGCGGAGGAGCGCTATGAGCAGGGCGGGTGGGTTCAGgaggccctggcggcggcggtcgAGGCGTGGCTGGAGGTTTATTAG
- a CDS encoding uncharacterized protein (COG:O;~EggNog:ENOG410Q1TF;~InterPro:IPR034164,IPR021109,IPR001461,IPR001969, IPR033121;~MEROPS:MER0090759;~PFAM:PF00026;~SECRETED:SignalP(1-17);~go_function: GO:0004190 - aspartic-type endopeptidase activity [Evidence IEA];~go_process: GO:0006508 - proteolysis [Evidence IEA]) — protein sequence MSFKQFLIAGLLVGSQATTLPLRRRTAGSTAPMVATEYGTVFDVEATIGGQNFSLLVDSGSSDLYVMESNFACINKTSNMELPATECKYDLNRTYSISDTYQQIPNQIFGIEYGAGIASGVMAFEEVTIAGVTVPKQRVAIANKSTPMGDGVNSGLIGLGYPSITSAHPDNTTDNSTYWYHRLPYKPVLPNMWEQGLIKEPYFAHALARTALSDSGPSFGGYLSLGELPPVAHDDNWAVAPVEVMKEIPLNYTSNKRTLSYWATTVTASLGQNTSNTASGNDTTAAPFQALFDSGNPLSYIPARIADPLNSLFSPPGVYNDEAKAYIVSCDAKAPESFSITLGGQVFTHDGADLIYQTDEGDDAVCISAIGNSDNIRLLPGLQLNVIGVPFLRSVVSVFDFGKNEMRFAKLVEDVIDNGGSSRVPGNDGACVPSR from the coding sequence ATGTCTTTCAAACAGTTCCTCATCGCCGGCTTGCTCGTCGGCAGCCAGGCCACCACGCTCCCTCTGAGACGCCGCACTGCAGGTTCAACCGCACCCATGGTCGCCACAGAGTACGGCACGGTATTCGACGTCGAGGCGACCATCGGCGGCCAGAACTTCTCGCTGCTAGTCGACTCCGGCAGCAGCGACCTATACGTAATGGAGTCCAACTTCGCCTGTatcaacaagaccagcaacATGGAACTGCCTGCAACGGAGTGCAAGTACGACCTCAACAGGACGTACTCAATCTCCGACACGTACCAGCAGATCCCCAACCAGATCTTCGGCATCGAGTACGGCGCCGGCATCGCTAGCGGCGTCATGGCCTTTGAAGAAGTCACCATCGCAGGCGTCACCGTCCCCAAGCAGCGCGTCGCAATCGCAAACAAGTCCACTCCCATGGGCGACGGTGTCAACTCTGGTCTTATCGGGCTGGGCTACCCATCCATCACATCAGCGCACCCAgacaacaccaccgacaacTCGACCTACTGGTACCACCGGCTGCCATACAAGCCCGTCCTCCCTAACATGTGGGAGCAGGGGCTGATCAAGGAGCCATACTTTGCACACGCCCTGGCTCGCACCGCGCTCAGTGACTCCGGCCCTTCGTTCGGCGGATACCTCTCGCTAGGCGAACTGCCCCCCGTCGCGCACGACGACAACTGGGCCGTGGCCCCGGTCGAGGTCATGAAAGAGATCCCGCTCAACTACACCTCGAACAAGCGCACGCTGTCATACTGGGCAACAACGGTCACTGCCTCTCTCGGACAGAATACATCAAACACAGCGTCAGGAAATGATACCACTGCCGCCCCCTTCCAAGCCTTGTTCGACTCGGGCAACCCGCTCTCCTACATCCCCGCCCGCATCGCCGACCCCCTGAACAGTCTCTTCTCGCCGCCGGGGGTATACAACGACGAGGCGAAGGCGTACATCGTTTCATGCGATGCAAAGGCCCCGGAGTCGTTCAGCATCACCCTGGGCGGACAAGTCTTCACGCACGACGGTGCAGACCTCATCTACCAAACCGACGAGGGTGACGACGCGGTGTGTATCTCGGCCATTGGGAACAGTGATAACATCCGCCTGCTGCCGGGCCTGCAGCTGAATGTGATCGGCGTGCCGTTTCTCAGGAGCGTGGTGTCGGTGTTTGATTTTGGGAAGAACGAGATGCGGTTTGCAAagttggtggaggatgttATTGACAATGGGGGCAGCTCAAGAGTTCCTGGTAATGATGGCGCATGCGTTCCCTCGCGTTAG
- a CDS encoding Zn(II)2Cys6 transcription factor (COG:S;~EggNog:ENOG410PXBI;~InterPro:IPR036864,IPR021858,IPR001138;~PFAM:PF00172;~go_function: GO:0000981 - DNA-binding transcription factor activity, RNA polymerase II-specific [Evidence IEA];~go_function: GO:0008270 - zinc ion binding [Evidence IEA];~go_process: GO:0006355 - regulation of transcription, DNA-templated [Evidence IEA]), whose amino-acid sequence MSDTTNIRAMKKTTRKSMPKVRTGCQTCKQRRVKCDEGKPSCRNCSRTGRRCEGYPAAPPEPQSAEQGQLQKAEPRLQIRVYNLPFKVPGSQADRQLLHFYCCEAAGGLSSFSDSTLWSRLILQRSHDQPVVRHALVTLAALYRDYLQGGNTIQATASGTAMQRVAKCHRQLRLYLRSPDASPETALICSVLFYAFESLMGDCTSAMQHLNNGITLLKQYQTAQQLSGSSPGSNPGSSSGSNAGSPTSPPPTTDGAGDDLLPHLTSIFARLDIHASTFDDERIPILTLVSPEELSGAVHVVPTEFSGLDEAEGVLTKLQNWLMHHIIAHVAHKHKPLVEFPQSLLRERFLLYQQFDRFFFALNMLLSSLPTELPPRALLLRIQSRMYHAILVENIPYEPQKGPFGYAAPDVMANDSLRTTLADIQAFLSLERLEDSSQTFTLSSQLIAILYFLCLKTADPVNREAAFALLQNPRLPAKDGLWETGKAISIIRTLMEQTKANAAHKQSLEHAGGDVFGEDVGGIENVYREISTGHTEPPDRGL is encoded by the exons ATGTCCGATACCACGAATATACGAgccatgaagaagaccacCAGGAAGAGCATGCCCAAGGTGCGCACGGGCTGCCAGACCTGCAA ACAACGCCGCGTCAAGTGCGACGAGGGGAAgcccagctgcaggaacTGCTCGCGCACTGGCCGCCGCTGCGAGGGCTATCCTGCGGCGCCGCCCGAGCCCCAGAGCGCCGAGCAGGGCCAGCTGCAAAAGGCCGAGCCGCGCCTCCAGATTCGCGTCTACAATCTGCCGTTCAAAGTCCCTGGCAGCCAGGCCGACCGCCAGTTGCTGCATTTCTACTGCTGTGAAGCCGCCGGCGGCCTCTCGAGCTTCTCGGACTCCACGCTTTGGTCGCGCCTCATTCTCCAGCGGTCGCACGACCAGCCCGTCGTTCGCCATGCCCTTGTCACGCTTGCGGCTCTGTACCGCGACTATCTCCAGGGGGGTAACACCATCCAGGCGACTGCCTCTGGGACGGCAATGCAAAGAGTGGCCAAGTGCCACCGCCAGCTTAGGTTGTACCTTCGCTCGCCGGACGCGTCGCCAGAGACGGCCCTGATCTGCAGTGTCCTGTTCTACGCGTTTGAAAGCCTGATGGGGGACTGCACGTCCGCAATGCAGCATCTGAATAATGGCATAACCCTGCTAAAACAATACCAAAccgcccagcagctctctGGATCCAGCCCGGGGTCGAATCCGGGGTCCAGTTCGGGGTCCAACGCGGGTTCTccgacctcgccgccgccaacgACCGACGGCGCCGGCGACGACCTCCTGCCCCACCTTACCTCCATATTCGCGAGACTGGACATTCACGCGAGTACATTCGACGACGAGCGAATACCTATCCTGACACTAGTGAGCCCAGAGGAACTGTCAGGCGCTGTCCACGTCGTCCCGACCGAGTTCAGCGGCCTCGACGAGGCAGAGGGCGTCCTAACCAAGCTCCAAAACTGGCTGATGCACCATATCATCGCGCACGTCGCACACAAACACAAGCCCCTAGTCGAGTTTCCCCAAAGCCTCCTCCGGGAACGCTTCCTCCTGTACCAGCAATTCGACcggttcttcttcgccctcaACATGCTTCTCAGCTCGCTCCCCACCGAACTCCCACCGCGCGCCCTGCTCCTGCGCATCCAATCGCGCATGTACCACGCAATCCTCGTCGAAAACATCCCATACGAGCCGCAAAAGGGACCGTTCGGATACGCAGCCCCGGACGTGATGGCGAACGACAGCCTGCGCACCACGCTGGCGGATATCCAGGCGTTCCTCTCGCTCGAAAGATTAGAAGATAGCTCCCAAACCttcaccctctcctcccagctcatcgccatcctctaCTTCCTCTGCCTCAAGACGGCGGACCCGGTTAATCGCGAGGCCGCCTTCGCCCTACTCCAGAACCCTCGCCTCCCTGCAAAGGATGGTCTGTGGGAGACTGGCAAGGCCATCTCAATAATCCGGACCTTGATGGAGCAGACCAAGGCCAATGCCGCACACAAGCAGTCACTGGAACACGCCGGTGGGGACGTATTTGGCGAGGATGTCGGCGGTATCGAGAACGTGTACAGAGAGATCAGCACCGGCCACACCGAGCCCCCGGATCGTGGTTTATGA
- a CDS encoding uncharacterized protein (COG:S;~EggNog:ENOG410PZBY;~SECRETED:SignalP(1-19)), producing the protein MHFFKTTALLAALASLVGAAPASSAALSPSPSPSSCTTVYPTIARVDESLPTASYLSGFHVSQENTGSNKQDVFAEFTIPEGVWGCTLSYYFPAGEPVHRIGPGAAPPAVEVFSVTGAGPLSRTPAGIDISWDNSPAAKSLVGSVQFESSPWQATRRVVNSFACEGTMAYRLSVSAGQMGKAGVEFVQSEAAGLRMSYNC; encoded by the coding sequence atgcACTTCTTCAAAACCACTGCGCTCCTCGCAGCCCTCGCCTCTCTCGTCGGCGCAGCTCCAGCCTCGTCCGCAGCGCtatcgccatctccatccccatcatccTGCACAACAGTCTACCCAACCATCGCGCGAGTCGACGAGTCCCTCCCAACAGCCTCCTATCTCTCCGGCTTCCACGTCTCACAAGAAAACACCGGCTCCAACAAACAAGACGTATTCGCCGAATTCACCATACCCGAAGGCGTCTGGGGGTGCACACTCTCCTACTACTTCCCAGCCGGCGAACCAGTCCACCGCATCGGGCCGGGGGCGGCACCACCAGCCGTGGAGGTGTTCTCCGTTACGGGCGCCGGCCCATTAAGTCGCACGCCTGCCGGGATCGATATCTCGTGGGACAATAGCCCGGCGGCGAAGAGCCTTGTTGGCAGTGTGCAGTTTGAGTCGAGTCCGTGGCAGGCGACGAGGCGGGTGGTTAATAGCTTTGCTTGTGAGGGGACGATGGCGTACAGGCTGAGTGTTTCGGCGGGGCAGATGGGGAAGGCTGGGGTGGAATTTGTGCAGAGTGAGGCGGCCGGGTTGAGGATGAGTTATAATTGTTGA